The following proteins are co-located in the Conyzicola lurida genome:
- the fdxA gene encoding ferredoxin encodes MTYVIAQPCVDVKDRACIDECPVDCIYEGDRMLYIHPDECVDCGACEPVCPVEAIYYEDDVPDQWADYYKANVEFFSEVGSPGGAAKVGVIHSDHPLVMAEPFNGHAE; translated from the coding sequence GTGACCTACGTCATCGCCCAACCCTGTGTCGACGTCAAAGACCGCGCCTGCATCGACGAGTGCCCCGTCGACTGCATCTACGAGGGCGACCGGATGCTCTACATCCACCCCGACGAGTGCGTCGACTGCGGTGCCTGCGAGCCGGTGTGCCCCGTCGAAGCCATATACTACGAAGACGACGTGCCCGACCAGTGGGCCGACTACTACAAGGCGAACGTCGAGTTCTTCAGCGAGGTCGGCTCGCCCGGCGGCGCTGCGAAGGTCGGAGTCATCCACAGCGACCACCCGCTCGTGATGGCCGAGCCCTTCAACGGCCACGCCGAATAG
- a CDS encoding citrate synthase: MAPGTEKATLHFPGGTAEFPVIRGVDGRDSIDISTFMKQTGFTTLDQGFVNTASTKSAITYIDGDAGILRYRGYPIEAVAKNSTYLETAWLLIYGELPSASELSEFDERIRRHTLLHEDLRRFFDALPHNAHPMSVLSSAVSALSTYYEGSLSVKDPEQIEMSIVRLLAKLPVIAAYAHKKSLGQAFLYPDNSLSFVDNFLKLNFGTMAEPYEVNPVLSKALDRLLILHEDHEQNASTSTVRLVGSTEANIFASVSAGINALYGPLHGGANEAVLKMLQEIKDSGDDVTKFVERVKNKEEGVRLMGFGHRVYKNFDPRATLVKESADEVLEALGVQDDLLDIAKELEAVALADDYFVERKLYPNVDFYTGVIYKAMGFPPRMFTPLFAIGRLPGWIAHWREMNLDPATKIGRPQQLYVGEPERSWPER, translated from the coding sequence ATGGCGCCAGGTACAGAAAAGGCCACGCTGCACTTTCCGGGGGGAACAGCGGAGTTCCCGGTCATTCGCGGCGTAGACGGCCGCGACAGCATCGACATCTCCACTTTTATGAAGCAGACGGGCTTTACGACGCTCGACCAGGGCTTCGTGAACACCGCCTCGACGAAGAGCGCGATCACGTACATCGACGGCGACGCGGGGATCCTGCGCTACCGCGGGTACCCGATCGAAGCGGTGGCGAAGAACTCCACCTACCTCGAGACCGCGTGGTTGCTCATCTACGGCGAGCTGCCGTCGGCGAGCGAGCTCTCGGAGTTCGACGAGCGGATCCGCCGGCACACGCTGCTGCACGAGGACCTCCGTCGTTTCTTCGACGCCCTGCCGCACAACGCGCACCCGATGTCGGTACTCTCGAGCGCCGTCTCCGCGCTCTCGACCTACTACGAGGGATCGCTGAGCGTCAAAGACCCCGAGCAGATCGAGATGTCGATCGTGCGCCTACTCGCCAAGCTCCCCGTGATCGCGGCCTACGCGCACAAGAAGAGCCTCGGCCAGGCGTTCCTCTACCCCGACAACTCGCTGAGCTTCGTCGACAACTTCCTCAAGCTCAACTTCGGCACGATGGCCGAGCCGTACGAGGTGAACCCGGTGCTCTCCAAGGCGCTGGACCGGTTGCTGATCCTGCACGAAGACCACGAGCAGAACGCGTCGACCTCGACCGTGCGGCTCGTCGGTTCGACCGAGGCCAACATCTTCGCGTCGGTCTCCGCCGGCATCAACGCGCTCTACGGCCCGCTGCACGGCGGTGCCAACGAGGCGGTGCTCAAGATGCTGCAGGAGATCAAAGACTCGGGCGACGACGTCACCAAGTTCGTCGAGCGCGTGAAGAACAAGGAAGAGGGCGTGCGCCTGATGGGCTTCGGCCACCGGGTGTACAAGAACTTCGACCCGCGGGCGACCCTCGTGAAGGAGAGCGCCGACGAGGTGCTCGAGGCGCTCGGCGTGCAGGACGACCTGCTCGACATCGCCAAGGAGCTCGAAGCCGTGGCCCTCGCCGACGACTATTTCGTCGAACGCAAGCTCTACCCGAACGTCGACTTCTACACGGGCGTCATCTACAAGGCGATGGGTTTCCCGCCGCGCATGTTCACCCCGCTGTTCGCGATCGGACGCCTGCCCGGCTGGATCGCGCACTGGCGCGAGATGAACCTCGACCCCGCCACCAAGATCGGACGCCCGCAGCAGCTGTACGTGGGCGAGCCCGAGCGGTCCTGGCCGGAGCGCTAG
- the dapC gene encoding succinyldiaminopimelate transaminase, translating to MARTPLALPDFPWDALVPYATIAKKHPGGIIDLSVGSPVDPTPAVIRDALNAATDAHAYPQVAGTPALRESIVDWYSRRRGVHDLTVANVLPSIGSKELIAWLPLMLGLGADDVVVHPAVAYPTYAIGAALAGASVVASDDPAEWPENTKLVWVNSPGNPDGRVLDVDGLKRAVARARELGAVIASDECYAELNWEGDEPTPSILDPRVIDGDRSSVLSVYSLSKQSNLAGYRAGFVAGCSDLIAELLGIRKHAGLIPPAPVQAAMIAALGDEAHVAAQRELYRARRDRVKTAVEAAGFRVDHSEAGLYLWATRGEPSWQTVAAFAEVGVLVVPGSFYGDNAPEHVRIALTVTDAQAEAAAERIAQLA from the coding sequence ATGGCGCGCACCCCGCTCGCGCTGCCCGACTTTCCCTGGGACGCGCTGGTTCCCTACGCCACGATCGCCAAAAAGCATCCCGGCGGCATCATCGACCTCTCCGTCGGCTCGCCCGTCGACCCGACGCCCGCGGTCATCCGCGACGCACTGAACGCCGCGACCGACGCGCACGCTTACCCGCAGGTCGCCGGCACGCCCGCCCTGCGCGAGTCGATCGTCGACTGGTACTCGCGCCGCCGCGGCGTGCACGATCTCACCGTCGCCAACGTCCTGCCGTCGATCGGCTCCAAGGAGCTCATCGCCTGGCTGCCTCTCATGCTCGGCCTCGGTGCCGACGACGTCGTGGTGCACCCCGCCGTCGCCTACCCCACCTACGCTATCGGCGCCGCGCTCGCCGGCGCCTCCGTCGTCGCGAGCGACGACCCCGCCGAGTGGCCCGAGAACACCAAGCTCGTCTGGGTGAACTCGCCCGGCAACCCCGACGGCCGCGTGCTCGACGTCGACGGCCTCAAGCGCGCCGTCGCGCGTGCCCGCGAGCTGGGCGCCGTGATCGCGAGCGACGAGTGCTACGCCGAGCTCAACTGGGAGGGCGACGAGCCCACCCCATCGATCCTCGACCCGCGCGTCATCGACGGCGACCGCAGCTCGGTGCTCTCGGTGTACTCGCTCAGCAAGCAGTCGAACCTCGCGGGCTACCGCGCCGGATTCGTCGCCGGCTGCAGCGATCTCATCGCCGAGCTGCTGGGCATCCGCAAGCACGCGGGCCTCATCCCGCCCGCTCCCGTGCAGGCCGCGATGATCGCCGCGCTCGGCGACGAGGCGCACGTGGCCGCGCAGCGCGAGCTGTACCGCGCGCGCCGCGACCGCGTGAAGACCGCCGTCGAGGCCGCGGGCTTCCGCGTCGACCACAGCGAAGCGGGACTCTACCTCTGGGCGACCCGCGGCGAGCCCTCGTGGCAGACCGTCGCCGCGTTCGCCGAGGTCGGCGTCCTCGTCGTGCCCGGTTCGTTCTACGGCGACAACGCGCCCGAGCACGTGCGCATCGCCCTGACGGTGACCGACGCCCAGGCCGAGGCCGCGGCGGAACGTATCGCGCAGTTGGCATAA